Proteins from a genomic interval of Crassostrea angulata isolate pt1a10 chromosome 7, ASM2561291v2, whole genome shotgun sequence:
- the LOC128157480 gene encoding pleckstrin homology-like domain family B member 2 isoform X5: MEKTRFKVTAKAEVCPSNADPSCMLCLGRSNYFRFNHPKEAKKIKEAMPNCRISCAPLAFLQELEENPEYLKMISDAGNTVQKRSSSGSDKSRKGSSSRSPHSSYSNQQDDEEFLNKVCKFEMISRGKSSPTARSPVSQSFSPDGSYRSYTQAMSDQNEMGKSEPLSPVEMKRGYVSSPLEGKQYVPKPNYTYAGEKLFTKETATTRVSADILKKAGNVQVTERVTSTGSSSSSSLTSVSSAGGATLSWHSDSNKSSPRTSFVTLSSQNSTEHKKTLITVVSPKVFTSKVNLETDAEKLAESIMNGDLLATAYDSAGSSNSSSKRNTFDGMDFDFNELTASQQDLSMKHREIVAERKKEQEMERQEKQRLEEILSMCAEYDQKVSVDTVKVKQQTSVKAEPKIPPAMQQFLDNNVPKMSGTPSPKKSSPVPTKSTPKTPKAGDSFVFDGTPVEKVEQYDQKKRLVSDSTKSESPLISYQDVTPSKTPSGNKIVSPIIKTDRDGQYSRSGKGQITSTPKSVNFKDERPLEIEDSPKSSRGGQRYFRERKDSDYDSADMIIEPPKMVNGDVPALHGNDRHQNAQHSTQHSAEVSEKSESVNHNGKTSVKVKEDEFDRESMASPLHRPNHLPSFQDFSNEVNSLDRKEKSEFKSSMTKIKTNGSLTMISSPSNTHKEFSFQMRRASSNSSNSEEESASNSEDTGTIKRRPGQLQEFQVQRKGPGSSSEVKDKLSPDDPPTNFRPAMGSRSPKLTRKLMHVEDSNEKGNENITTYHIHREEVNVKVVDIDIDVENKSPIAVQKLSEKQDSGPVSWLESQRRKVENGLFNFKDAKLPQNGLSEKHSSPDSSSATNSTAVDQKTGIYENIPARSPKSFPGFKVEVKQGTKLQSFWDGDNKTLVNGLPGSRNSSGSGGGRKSDDVESLVSNSSDTEVKGSSRGHRRSGDPSSRRSSGHSKDSESFQQLDRLKKDKVELVSKITFLKQQIEEIEKLENEAIRELEMEKALLDGEKETEMEELQRDQERINILKERHREVVERAARERQKQRVRTTSRLRKELQQMEKQRELIQQLEQQQHETEQRLEACPKDDEEDMLEQHQQQMDSIEHQHKIFDDMEFKQLESEAKYEEEKEQIQRKLMKEQQELLEKYRSRENRLVEIDGHKKEMFSGVRKDMQSMEQKRQRLVEEFRKEKVELSNLVKKIQEISKMLALPVSDDNRDSFLADFQEGKLSSRDSYTTDPAPASQGEREGSVPLSATSSPTMSWISSSSEKGERKKSATMLEIERNHSLFLELQGGHVIEQEKKRIEELKRRAADEGRAQWEERKLREANCKSFNSLESEDSSVASSCETPSEKETSLSSGEDQLEKMLELERLLAQAQSEKMRMIADQVKTREHEMMALQEERHKREQLERKLQEETQLREELVQQQIKMREKQSKQARPLTRYLPVRGKEFDLKNHIESAGHHLDDCPHLVVTSTNCRGWLQKMGNKFKTWHRRWFVFDRNKRSLIYYTDKNESKPRGGIYFQAIEEVYVDHLRTVKSPNPKLTFCVKTCDRTYYMVAPTPEAMRIWIDVIFTGAEGYQQFL; encoded by the exons aactGGAGGAAAACCCTGAGTATCTCAAAATGATATCAGATGCTGGAAATACTGTGCAAAAACGGTCGTCTTCTGGATCTGACAAAAGTCGCAAAGGATCGTCTTCAAGATCTCCACATAGCTCTTATAGTAATCAACAGGACGATGAAGAGTTTCTAAACAAAGTTTGTAAGTTTGAGATGATCTCGCGTGGCAAATCCTCACCTACAGCAAGATCTCCAGTGAGCCAAAGTTTTTCACCCGATGGATCTTACCGTTCTTATACACAAGCAATGTCTGACCAAAACGAAATGGGAAAATCGGAACCTTTATCACCTGTGGAAATGAAAAGAGGCTATGTCTCGTCTCCGCTGGAAGGAAAACAGTATGTGCCAAAGCCAAATTATACTTATGCAGGAGAGAAActttttacaaaagaaacaGCTACAACTCGTGTATCTGCAGATATTCTCAAAAAAGCTGGAAATGTGCAAGTGACTGAACGAGTGACCAGCACTGGAAGCTCTAGCTCCAGTTCTCTGACCAGTGTTAGTAGTGCTGGGGGTGCCACTCTGAGCTGGCACTCCGACTCCAACAAATCCTCCCCCAGAACCAGCTTTGTGACTCTCTCTTCCCAGAATTCCACAGAACATAAGAAAACTCTCATTACAGTTGTGTCGCCAAAAGTGTTCACCTCCAAAGTCAACTTAGAGACTGATGCAGAGAAACTCGCTGAAAGTATCATGAATGGTGACCTACTAGCAACAGCTTATGACAGTGCTGGAAGTAGTAACTCGTCCAGTAAAAGAAATACTTTTGATGGAATGGACTTTGATTTCAATGAACTGACTGCGAGCCAGCAGGATTTGTCTATGAAACATCGTGAAATTGTGGCTGAACGAAAAAAGGAACAAGAAATGGAAAGACAAGAAAAACAAAGGTTAGAGGAGATTCTGAGTATGTGTGCAGAGTATGATCAGAAGGTCTCTGTAGACACTGTGAAAGTGAAACAACAGACCTCAGTCAAGGCAGAGCCTAAAATCCCACCTGCAATGCAACAGTTCCTGGACAATAATGTTCCCAAAATGTCAGGAACACCAAGTCCTAAGAAATCTTCACCTGTCCCTACCAAATCTACCCCAAAGACTCCAAAAGCTGGTGATTCCTTTGTTTTTGATGGCACTCCAGTAGAAAAAGTGGAGCAGTATGATCAAAAGAAGAGACTAGTGTCTGATTCCACTAAAAGTGAGAGTCCACTTATTTCATACCAGGATGTCACTCCATCCAAAACACCATCAGGGAACAAGATAGTTAGCCCAATCATAAAAACAGACAGAGATGGACAGTATTCCCGCTCAGGGAAAGGACAAATCACTAGCACACCTAAATCTGTGAACTTTAAAGATGAGAGACCTCTTGAAATAGAAGACAGCCCTAAATCGTCTAGAGGAGGTCAAAGATACTTCAGAGAGAGGAAAGATTCTGACTATGATAGTGCTGACATGATTATAGAACCACCTAAAATGGTCAATGGAGATGTGCCTGCTCTTCATGGAAATGATAGGCACCAAAATGCACAACATTCTACACAGCATAGTGCAGAAGTGTCTGAGAAATCTGAAAGTGTGAATCATAATGGGAAAACAAGTGTCAAAGTGAAAGAGGACGAGTTTGATAGAGAAAGTATGGCTTCTCCTCTACACAGACCAAATCATTTACCAAGTTTTCAGGATTTTAGTAATGAAGTCAATTCATTGGATAGGAAAGAAAAATCAGAATTCAAAAGTTCAATGACAAAAATCAAGACCAATGGATCATTAACAATGATTTCATCTCCCAGCAACACGCACAAGGAATTTAGCTTCCAAATGCGAAGAGCAAGTTCCAACTCATCCAATTCAGAAGAGGAATCTGCGAGTAATTCTGAGGACACAGGAACTATCAAACGCCGTCCAGGGCAGTTGCAAGAGTTCCAAGTGCAACGTAAAGGCCCGGGGTCATCAAGTGAGGTGAAAGACAAACTGAGTCCAGATGACCCGCCCACAAACTTCCGTCCTGCGATGGGTAGCAGGAGCCCCAAACTTACCCGTAAACTAATGCATGTGGAGGACTCAAATGAGAAAGGAAATGAAAACATCACCACATATCATATTCATCGAGAAGAAGTAAATGTGAAAGTTGTGGATATTGATATTGACGTAGAGAATAAAAGTCCCATTGCTGTTCAAAAATTGAGTGAAAAACAAGATTCTGGTCCAGTCAGCTGGCTTGAATCCCAAAGGAGAAAAGTGGAGAACGGActttttaactttaaagatGCAAAATTACCTCAGAATGGACTTTCAGAAAAGCATTCTAGCCCTGACTCCAGTAGTGCTACCAATTCAACTGCAGTGGACCAGAAGACTGGAATTTATGAGAATATACCAGCAAGATCTCCAAAATCATTCCCTGGTTTCAAAGTGGAAGTGAAACAAGGAACAAAATTGCAGTCTTTCTGGGATGGAGATAATAAGACATTGGTGAATGGACTGCCTGGTTCCCGTAATTCCTCAGGTTCTGGTGGAGGAAGAAAGTCGGATGATGTGGAGAGTCTAGTGTCAAACAGCAGTGACACTGAGGTCAAAGGGTCATCAAGGGGTCACCGAAGGTCGGGGGATCCATCCAGTAGAAGGAGTTCAGGACATAgcaaa GATTCCGAGTCCTTTCAGCAGCTGGATAGACTGAAGAAGGACAAAGTGGAGCTCGTGTCCAAAATCACCTTCCTGAAGCAGCAGATAGAGGAAATAGAGAAACTGGAAAATGAAGCCATCCGAGAG CTTGAAATGGAAAAAGCTCTGTTGGATGGAGAAAAAGAGACAGAGATGGAAGAATTACAGCGTGACCAGGAGCGGATCAACATTCTAAAGGAGCGGCATAGGGAGGTGGTGGAAAGGGCAGCAAGGGAGAGGCAAAAG CAGCGAGTTAGAACAACCAGCAGATTACGTAAA GAGCTGCAGCAGATGGAGAAGCAGAGAGAGCTGATCCAACAGTTAGAGCAGCAGCAGCATGAGACGGAGCAGAGACTGGAGGCATGCCCCAAGGACGACGAGGAAGACATGTTAGAGCAGCATCAGCAGCAGATGGACAGCATAGAACATCAGCATAAGATATTTGATGACATGGAATTCAAACAACTGGAG TCTGAGGCCAAGTATGAAGAGGAGAAAGAGCAGATACAGAGAAAACTCATGAAAGAACAGCAAGAACTGTTAGAAAAATACAGGTCAAGGGAG AACCGTCTCGTGGAAATAGATGGCCATAAAAAGGAAATGTTTTCTGGAGTCCGGAAAGACATGCAGTCCATGGAACAGAAGAGGCAGAGATTGGTGGAGGAATTCAGGAAG GAAAAAGTAGAATTGTCAAACTTGGTGAAGAAAATCCAAGAGATTTCCAAAATGCTGGCTCTTCCTGTCAGTGATGATAATAGGGACTCGTTTTTAGCCGACTTCCAG GAAGGAAAACTCTCATCCAGAGACAGCTACACCACTGACCCCGCCCCCGCCAGTCAGGGGGAGAGGGAGGGGTCAGTCCCCCTCTCTGCCACGTCAAGTCCGACAATGTCCTGGATCTCTTCCTCCTCTGAGAAAGGTGAGCGCAAGAAATCAGCCACCATGTTGGAGATCGAGCGAAACCACTCCCTGTTCCTCGAGCTTCAAG GAGGTCATGTGATAGAACAAGAGAAGAAGCGAATCGAAGAGTTGAAACGGAGGGCAGCAGATGAGGGAAGAGCTCAATGGGAGGAGAGGAAACTCCGAGAGGCCAACTGTAAAAGCTTCAACTCGCTGGAGTCCGAAGACAGCAGTGTCGCCAGCAGTTGTGAAACACCCTCTGAGAAAGAAACAAG CCTCAGCAGTGGGGAGGACCAGCTGGAGAAGATGTTGGAGCTGGAGAGACTCCTCGCACAGGCCCAGTCAGAGAAAATGAGGATGATAGCAGACCAG GTGAAAACTCGGGAGCATGAGATGATGGCCCTACAAGAGGAGAGACATAAACGAGAACAACTGGAGAGGAAACTTCAAGAGGAGACCCAGCTTAGAGAGGAACTAGTCCAACAGCAGATCAAAATGCGTGAAAAACAGTCAAAACAG GCTCGTCCTTTAACAAGATACCTGCCTGTTAGAGGAAAAGAATTTGACCTTAAAAATCACATAGAGTCTGCAGGTCATCACCTTGACGACTGTCCTCATCTGGTGGTCACATCCACGAACTGTAGAGGGTGGCTCCAAAAAATGGGCAACAAATTCAAAACATGGCACAGACgttggtttgtgtttgatagaAACAAGCGATCTCTGATTTACTACACAGACAAGAATGAAAGCAAACCCAGAGGAGGCATTTATTTCCAGGCGATAGAGGAAGTGTATGTTGACCATTTACGGACAGTTAAAAGTCCCAATCCAAAGTTAACTTTCTGTGTGAAAACTTGTGATAGAACTTATTACATGGTGGCCCCCACCCCAGAGGCCATGAGGATCTGGATTGATGTGATATTCACTGGAGCAGAAGGGTACCAGCAGTTTTTATGA
- the LOC128157480 gene encoding pleckstrin homology-like domain family B member 1 isoform X3 has product MDGLGGPYQNLDRRKIHPLLDQEEYELNDTDNAVKVHTDKPHLVSLGSGRLSTAVTILPLQEGRTEIGTSAAPSVPDIIIQGTGVEAEHCFIDNIHDVITLYPLAKMCAVDGVLVSEPTRLPQGCMLCLGRSNYFRFNHPKEAKKIKEAMPNCRISCAPLAFLQELEENPEYLKMISDAGNTVQKRSSSGSDKSRKGSSSRSPHSSYSNQQDDEEFLNKVCKFEMISRGKSSPTARSPVSQSFSPDGSYRSYTQAMSDQNEMGKSEPLSPVEMKRGYVSSPLEGKQYVPKPNYTYAGEKLFTKETATTRVSADILKKAGNVQVTERVTSTGSSSSSSLTSVSSAGGATLSWHSDSNKSSPRTSFVTLSSQNSTEHKKTLITVVSPKVFTSKVNLETDAEKLAESIMNGDLLATAYDSAGSSNSSSKRNTFDGMDFDFNELTASQQDLSMKHREIVAERKKEQEMERQEKQRLEEILSMCAEYDQKVSVDTVKVKQQTSVKAEPKIPPAMQQFLDNNVPKMSGTPSPKKSSPVPTKSTPKTPKAGDSFVFDGTPVEKVEQYDQKKRLVSDSTKSESPLISYQDVTPSKTPSGNKIVSPIIKTDRDGQYSRSGKGQITSTPKSVNFKDERPLEIEDSPKSSRGGQRYFRERKDSDYDSADMIIEPPKMVNGDVPALHGNDRHQNAQHSTQHSAEVSEKSESVNHNGKTSVKVKEDEFDRESMASPLHRPNHLPSFQDFSNEVNSLDRKEKSEFKSSMTKIKTNGSLTMISSPSNTHKEFSFQMRRASSNSSNSEEESASNSEDTGTIKRRPGQLQEFQVQRKGPGSSSEVKDKLSPDDPPTNFRPAMGSRSPKLTRKLMHVEDSNEKGNENITTYHIHREEVNVKVVDIDIDVENKSPIAVQKLSEKQDSGPVSWLESQRRKVENGLFNFKDAKLPQNGLSEKHSSPDSSSATNSTAVDQKTGIYENIPARSPKSFPGFKVEVKQGTKLQSFWDGDNKTLVNGLPGSRNSSGSGGGRKSDDVESLVSNSSDTEVKGSSRGHRRSGDPSSRRSSGHSKDSESFQQLDRLKKDKVELVSKITFLKQQIEEIEKLENEAIRELEMEKALLDGEKETEMEELQRDQERINILKERHREVVERAARERQKELQQMEKQRELIQQLEQQQHETEQRLEACPKDDEEDMLEQHQQQMDSIEHQHKIFDDMEFKQLESEAKYEEEKEQIQRKLMKEQQELLEKYRSRENRLVEIDGHKKEMFSGVRKDMQSMEQKRQRLVEEFRKEKVELSNLVKKIQEISKMLALPVSDDNRDSFLADFQEGKLSSRDSYTTDPAPASQGEREGSVPLSATSSPTMSWISSSSEKGERKKSATMLEIERNHSLFLELQGGHVIEQEKKRIEELKRRAADEGRAQWEERKLREANCKSFNSLESEDSSVASSCETPSEKETSLSSGEDQLEKMLELERLLAQAQSEKMRMIADQVKTREHEMMALQEERHKREQLERKLQEETQLREELVQQQIKMREKQSKQARPLTRYLPVRGKEFDLKNHIESAGHHLDDCPHLVVTSTNCRGWLQKMGNKFKTWHRRWFVFDRNKRSLIYYTDKNESKPRGGIYFQAIEEVYVDHLRTVKSPNPKLTFCVKTCDRTYYMVAPTPEAMRIWIDVIFTGAEGYQQFL; this is encoded by the exons aactGGAGGAAAACCCTGAGTATCTCAAAATGATATCAGATGCTGGAAATACTGTGCAAAAACGGTCGTCTTCTGGATCTGACAAAAGTCGCAAAGGATCGTCTTCAAGATCTCCACATAGCTCTTATAGTAATCAACAGGACGATGAAGAGTTTCTAAACAAAGTTTGTAAGTTTGAGATGATCTCGCGTGGCAAATCCTCACCTACAGCAAGATCTCCAGTGAGCCAAAGTTTTTCACCCGATGGATCTTACCGTTCTTATACACAAGCAATGTCTGACCAAAACGAAATGGGAAAATCGGAACCTTTATCACCTGTGGAAATGAAAAGAGGCTATGTCTCGTCTCCGCTGGAAGGAAAACAGTATGTGCCAAAGCCAAATTATACTTATGCAGGAGAGAAActttttacaaaagaaacaGCTACAACTCGTGTATCTGCAGATATTCTCAAAAAAGCTGGAAATGTGCAAGTGACTGAACGAGTGACCAGCACTGGAAGCTCTAGCTCCAGTTCTCTGACCAGTGTTAGTAGTGCTGGGGGTGCCACTCTGAGCTGGCACTCCGACTCCAACAAATCCTCCCCCAGAACCAGCTTTGTGACTCTCTCTTCCCAGAATTCCACAGAACATAAGAAAACTCTCATTACAGTTGTGTCGCCAAAAGTGTTCACCTCCAAAGTCAACTTAGAGACTGATGCAGAGAAACTCGCTGAAAGTATCATGAATGGTGACCTACTAGCAACAGCTTATGACAGTGCTGGAAGTAGTAACTCGTCCAGTAAAAGAAATACTTTTGATGGAATGGACTTTGATTTCAATGAACTGACTGCGAGCCAGCAGGATTTGTCTATGAAACATCGTGAAATTGTGGCTGAACGAAAAAAGGAACAAGAAATGGAAAGACAAGAAAAACAAAGGTTAGAGGAGATTCTGAGTATGTGTGCAGAGTATGATCAGAAGGTCTCTGTAGACACTGTGAAAGTGAAACAACAGACCTCAGTCAAGGCAGAGCCTAAAATCCCACCTGCAATGCAACAGTTCCTGGACAATAATGTTCCCAAAATGTCAGGAACACCAAGTCCTAAGAAATCTTCACCTGTCCCTACCAAATCTACCCCAAAGACTCCAAAAGCTGGTGATTCCTTTGTTTTTGATGGCACTCCAGTAGAAAAAGTGGAGCAGTATGATCAAAAGAAGAGACTAGTGTCTGATTCCACTAAAAGTGAGAGTCCACTTATTTCATACCAGGATGTCACTCCATCCAAAACACCATCAGGGAACAAGATAGTTAGCCCAATCATAAAAACAGACAGAGATGGACAGTATTCCCGCTCAGGGAAAGGACAAATCACTAGCACACCTAAATCTGTGAACTTTAAAGATGAGAGACCTCTTGAAATAGAAGACAGCCCTAAATCGTCTAGAGGAGGTCAAAGATACTTCAGAGAGAGGAAAGATTCTGACTATGATAGTGCTGACATGATTATAGAACCACCTAAAATGGTCAATGGAGATGTGCCTGCTCTTCATGGAAATGATAGGCACCAAAATGCACAACATTCTACACAGCATAGTGCAGAAGTGTCTGAGAAATCTGAAAGTGTGAATCATAATGGGAAAACAAGTGTCAAAGTGAAAGAGGACGAGTTTGATAGAGAAAGTATGGCTTCTCCTCTACACAGACCAAATCATTTACCAAGTTTTCAGGATTTTAGTAATGAAGTCAATTCATTGGATAGGAAAGAAAAATCAGAATTCAAAAGTTCAATGACAAAAATCAAGACCAATGGATCATTAACAATGATTTCATCTCCCAGCAACACGCACAAGGAATTTAGCTTCCAAATGCGAAGAGCAAGTTCCAACTCATCCAATTCAGAAGAGGAATCTGCGAGTAATTCTGAGGACACAGGAACTATCAAACGCCGTCCAGGGCAGTTGCAAGAGTTCCAAGTGCAACGTAAAGGCCCGGGGTCATCAAGTGAGGTGAAAGACAAACTGAGTCCAGATGACCCGCCCACAAACTTCCGTCCTGCGATGGGTAGCAGGAGCCCCAAACTTACCCGTAAACTAATGCATGTGGAGGACTCAAATGAGAAAGGAAATGAAAACATCACCACATATCATATTCATCGAGAAGAAGTAAATGTGAAAGTTGTGGATATTGATATTGACGTAGAGAATAAAAGTCCCATTGCTGTTCAAAAATTGAGTGAAAAACAAGATTCTGGTCCAGTCAGCTGGCTTGAATCCCAAAGGAGAAAAGTGGAGAACGGActttttaactttaaagatGCAAAATTACCTCAGAATGGACTTTCAGAAAAGCATTCTAGCCCTGACTCCAGTAGTGCTACCAATTCAACTGCAGTGGACCAGAAGACTGGAATTTATGAGAATATACCAGCAAGATCTCCAAAATCATTCCCTGGTTTCAAAGTGGAAGTGAAACAAGGAACAAAATTGCAGTCTTTCTGGGATGGAGATAATAAGACATTGGTGAATGGACTGCCTGGTTCCCGTAATTCCTCAGGTTCTGGTGGAGGAAGAAAGTCGGATGATGTGGAGAGTCTAGTGTCAAACAGCAGTGACACTGAGGTCAAAGGGTCATCAAGGGGTCACCGAAGGTCGGGGGATCCATCCAGTAGAAGGAGTTCAGGACATAgcaaa GATTCCGAGTCCTTTCAGCAGCTGGATAGACTGAAGAAGGACAAAGTGGAGCTCGTGTCCAAAATCACCTTCCTGAAGCAGCAGATAGAGGAAATAGAGAAACTGGAAAATGAAGCCATCCGAGAG CTTGAAATGGAAAAAGCTCTGTTGGATGGAGAAAAAGAGACAGAGATGGAAGAATTACAGCGTGACCAGGAGCGGATCAACATTCTAAAGGAGCGGCATAGGGAGGTGGTGGAAAGGGCAGCAAGGGAGAGGCAAAAG GAGCTGCAGCAGATGGAGAAGCAGAGAGAGCTGATCCAACAGTTAGAGCAGCAGCAGCATGAGACGGAGCAGAGACTGGAGGCATGCCCCAAGGACGACGAGGAAGACATGTTAGAGCAGCATCAGCAGCAGATGGACAGCATAGAACATCAGCATAAGATATTTGATGACATGGAATTCAAACAACTGGAG TCTGAGGCCAAGTATGAAGAGGAGAAAGAGCAGATACAGAGAAAACTCATGAAAGAACAGCAAGAACTGTTAGAAAAATACAGGTCAAGGGAG AACCGTCTCGTGGAAATAGATGGCCATAAAAAGGAAATGTTTTCTGGAGTCCGGAAAGACATGCAGTCCATGGAACAGAAGAGGCAGAGATTGGTGGAGGAATTCAGGAAG GAAAAAGTAGAATTGTCAAACTTGGTGAAGAAAATCCAAGAGATTTCCAAAATGCTGGCTCTTCCTGTCAGTGATGATAATAGGGACTCGTTTTTAGCCGACTTCCAG GAAGGAAAACTCTCATCCAGAGACAGCTACACCACTGACCCCGCCCCCGCCAGTCAGGGGGAGAGGGAGGGGTCAGTCCCCCTCTCTGCCACGTCAAGTCCGACAATGTCCTGGATCTCTTCCTCCTCTGAGAAAGGTGAGCGCAAGAAATCAGCCACCATGTTGGAGATCGAGCGAAACCACTCCCTGTTCCTCGAGCTTCAAG GAGGTCATGTGATAGAACAAGAGAAGAAGCGAATCGAAGAGTTGAAACGGAGGGCAGCAGATGAGGGAAGAGCTCAATGGGAGGAGAGGAAACTCCGAGAGGCCAACTGTAAAAGCTTCAACTCGCTGGAGTCCGAAGACAGCAGTGTCGCCAGCAGTTGTGAAACACCCTCTGAGAAAGAAACAAG CCTCAGCAGTGGGGAGGACCAGCTGGAGAAGATGTTGGAGCTGGAGAGACTCCTCGCACAGGCCCAGTCAGAGAAAATGAGGATGATAGCAGACCAG GTGAAAACTCGGGAGCATGAGATGATGGCCCTACAAGAGGAGAGACATAAACGAGAACAACTGGAGAGGAAACTTCAAGAGGAGACCCAGCTTAGAGAGGAACTAGTCCAACAGCAGATCAAAATGCGTGAAAAACAGTCAAAACAG GCTCGTCCTTTAACAAGATACCTGCCTGTTAGAGGAAAAGAATTTGACCTTAAAAATCACATAGAGTCTGCAGGTCATCACCTTGACGACTGTCCTCATCTGGTGGTCACATCCACGAACTGTAGAGGGTGGCTCCAAAAAATGGGCAACAAATTCAAAACATGGCACAGACgttggtttgtgtttgatagaAACAAGCGATCTCTGATTTACTACACAGACAAGAATGAAAGCAAACCCAGAGGAGGCATTTATTTCCAGGCGATAGAGGAAGTGTATGTTGACCATTTACGGACAGTTAAAAGTCCCAATCCAAAGTTAACTTTCTGTGTGAAAACTTGTGATAGAACTTATTACATGGTGGCCCCCACCCCAGAGGCCATGAGGATCTGGATTGATGTGATATTCACTGGAGCAGAAGGGTACCAGCAGTTTTTATGA